One segment of Solanum stenotomum isolate F172 chromosome 1, ASM1918654v1, whole genome shotgun sequence DNA contains the following:
- the LOC125871170 gene encoding probable CCR4-associated factor 1 homolog 9, which produces MDVNGVDPNRYPILIREVWADNLKKTFEEISDSIDKFPYISMDTEYPGRIYNSPVPFSQQSPAEKYNVLKLNVDELKLIQVGITLSDANGNLPELVIKGERFRVVWQFNFSDFNRMYDPYVEASIQLLVDSGIDLQRNLDFGIRSIDFGELLMSSGLVCNDSVSWVTFQGEFDIAFLLKILRGRNLPDSLDEFFEFVKMFFGDKLYDVKRLTIYIPNLHGGLAWVAENLGLAREAGRQHQAGSDSLLTCHIFYSMRNGFEDGVPDAGVLHGLT; this is translated from the coding sequence GATCCGAATCGATACCCGATTCTGATTCGAGAAGTATGGGCTGATAATCTCAAAAAAACATTCGAAGAAATTTCTGATTCAATTGATAAATTCCCCTATATTTCGATGGATACAGAGTATCCCGGCAGAATCTACAATTCCCCGGTACCCTTTTCGCAGCAGTCTCCGGCAGAGAAGTATAATGTGTTGAAATTGAATGTTGATGAATTGAAACTTATTCAAGTTGGGATTACCCTTTCTGATGCTAATGGGAACTTGCCGGAATTGGTAATTAAAGGGGAACGGTTTCGTGTTGTATGGCAGTTCAACTTTTCCGATTTCAATCGGATGTATGATCCCTACGTAGAGGCCTCAATCCAGCTCCTTGTAGACAGTGGGATTGACTTACAAAGGAATCTAGATTTTGGGATTAGATCAATTGATTTCGGTGAGTTGTTGATGTCGTCGGGGCTTGTATGCAATGATTCAGTGAGTTGGGTAACGTTTCAAGGCGAATTTGATATTGCATTCTTGTTGAAGATTCTCAGGGGCCGGAATCTTCCAGATAGTTTAGATGAGTTTTTCGAATTTGTTAAGATGTTTTTTGGAGATAAATTATATGATGTGAAGCGTTTGACGATATATATTCCTAATCTTCACGGTGGTTTAGCCTGGGTGGCGGAAAATCTCGGTTTGGCCAGGGAGGCTGGGAGGCAACATCAGGCTGGTTCAGATAGTTTGTTGACGTGTCACATCTTTTATAGTATGAGAAATGGTTTTGAAGATGGTGTGCCAGATGCCGGCGTTTTGCATGGATTAACTTGA
- the LOC125871043 gene encoding protein IQ-DOMAIN 18-like isoform X2, producing the protein MKTKHIPSYNKHAQGQGTTTTTNDHQLSLVTQDESLLTKCFIGKSIIGGPSWLGLMKKAFRSPIKENVIKSIRRREEAHDQEEEEKRGKRRWIFRKPTVHETTLIHHNQDQENAATTSKGNLATNFLPKNADLKQKGAIGVAMTRGGSSLSAATTSTIATDVAIAKTQATIDITQLTQPPILVKQQCAILVIQTTFRGYLARKALGALKGVVKLQALIRGHNVRKRAQITLQCMQSLVRVQTQVCDQRRRLSCEGINCGSMFKEPKSILELHINDKESNSINQASIPDNDGYDHLHALEKIEALLHKAKVAAKKRENTLAHAFSRKMWTSNKDEDSSSNTELDEDLRVFDLIDEKNRKNTSRASCDQPRDRIKNIEIDTACSYSDSDTEFRRLHHQYYHDHQQKLYSSYVVPSPLSHRANINALPMTPPLKMKNIQVHSASPRYRREENNHHRMALLSHRVNVNSSPTAVDQPSYMAATASARARERSQSTPRQIPMTPERDKTSATKKRLSFPIQ; encoded by the exons ATGAAGACGAAACATATCCCCTCATATAACAAGCACGCACAAGGCCAAgggacaacaacaacaacaaatgatCATCAACTAAGTTTAGTAACACAAGATGAAAGTTTGCTAACAAAATGTTTCATAGGGAAGAGTATAATTGGAGGGCCTTCTTGGTTAGGGTTAATGAAGAAGGCTTTTAGATCACCTATCAAAGAGAATGTTATCAAAAGTAttagaagaagagaagaagctCATgaccaagaagaagaagaaaag AGGGGGAAACGACGATGGATCTTCCGAAAACCTACTGTTCACGAAACAACATTAATTCATCACAATCAAGATCAAGAAAATGCAGCTACAACAAGCAAAGGAAATTTGGCTACaaattttttgccaaaaaatgcTGATTTGAAGCAAAAAGGAGCAATTGGAGTAGCTATGACTAGGGGCGGATCTAGCTTATCAG CCGCTACAACTTCTACAATAGCCACTGATGTAGCAATTGCTAAAACACAAGCAACTATAGACATCACTCAGCTCACACAACCTCCTATTTTAGTTAAACAACAATGTGCCATCCTTGTCATTCAGACAACATTCAGAGGGTACTTG GCAAGAAAAGCACTTGGAGCGCTCAAGGGTGTCGTAAAGTTGCAAGCTTTAATAAGAGGCCATAATGTTCGAAAACGAGCGCAAATTACCCTCCAATGCATGCAATCTCTTGTTCGCGTGCAAACTCAG GTGTGTGATCAACGTAGAAGGTTATCTTGTGAAGGAATTAATTGTGGTTCAATGTTCAAAGAGCCAAAAAGCATTTTAGAGCTTCATATCAATGATAAGGAGTCCAAT TCTATAAATCAAGCTAGTATTCCGGATAACGATGGTTATGATCATTTACATGCACTAGAAAAAATTGAAGCTTTGTTACACAAAGCAAAGGTAGCTGCTAAAAAGCGCGAAAACACTCTTGCTCATGCATTCTCTcgaaag ATGTGGACCTCGAATAAGGATGAAGATTCAAGTAGCAATACAGAACTTGACGAGGATTTGAGAGTTTTTGACCTAATAGATGAAAAGAATCGCAAAAATACTAGTAGAGCTTCATGCGATCAACCAAGAGATCGCATAAAGAACATTGAAATTGACACAGCTTGTTCTTACTCTGACTCGGACACTGAGTTTCGAAGATTACACCATCAATACTATCACGACCATCAACAAAAGCTCTATTCATCGTATGTAGTCCCTTCTCCTCTCTCCCATAGAGCGAATATCAACGCCTTGCCCATGACACCACCGTTAAAGATGAAAAATATCCAAGTTCACTCTGCTAGTCCTCGCTACAGAAGGGAAGAGAACAACCATCACCGAATGGCTCTTCTCTCCCATAGAGTGAATGTTAACTCTTCACCTACAGCAGTTGATCAGCCAAGTTACATGGCAGCTACAGCATCAGCTAGGGCGCGAGAACGGTCACAGAGCACTCCAAGACAGATACCGATGACTCCAGAAAGAGATAAAACAAGTGCAACAAAGAAACGTCTATCTTTCCCTATTCAATGA
- the LOC125871043 gene encoding protein IQ-DOMAIN 18-like isoform X1, which yields MKTKHIPSYNKHAQGQGTTTTTNDHQLSLVTQDESLLTKCFIGKSIIGGPSWLGLMKKAFRSPIKENVIKSIRRREEAHDQEEEEKKRGKRRWIFRKPTVHETTLIHHNQDQENAATTSKGNLATNFLPKNADLKQKGAIGVAMTRGGSSLSAATTSTIATDVAIAKTQATIDITQLTQPPILVKQQCAILVIQTTFRGYLARKALGALKGVVKLQALIRGHNVRKRAQITLQCMQSLVRVQTQVCDQRRRLSCEGINCGSMFKEPKSILELHINDKESNSINQASIPDNDGYDHLHALEKIEALLHKAKVAAKKRENTLAHAFSRKMWTSNKDEDSSSNTELDEDLRVFDLIDEKNRKNTSRASCDQPRDRIKNIEIDTACSYSDSDTEFRRLHHQYYHDHQQKLYSSYVVPSPLSHRANINALPMTPPLKMKNIQVHSASPRYRREENNHHRMALLSHRVNVNSSPTAVDQPSYMAATASARARERSQSTPRQIPMTPERDKTSATKKRLSFPIQ from the exons ATGAAGACGAAACATATCCCCTCATATAACAAGCACGCACAAGGCCAAgggacaacaacaacaacaaatgatCATCAACTAAGTTTAGTAACACAAGATGAAAGTTTGCTAACAAAATGTTTCATAGGGAAGAGTATAATTGGAGGGCCTTCTTGGTTAGGGTTAATGAAGAAGGCTTTTAGATCACCTATCAAAGAGAATGTTATCAAAAGTAttagaagaagagaagaagctCATgaccaagaagaagaagaaaag aagAGGGGGAAACGACGATGGATCTTCCGAAAACCTACTGTTCACGAAACAACATTAATTCATCACAATCAAGATCAAGAAAATGCAGCTACAACAAGCAAAGGAAATTTGGCTACaaattttttgccaaaaaatgcTGATTTGAAGCAAAAAGGAGCAATTGGAGTAGCTATGACTAGGGGCGGATCTAGCTTATCAG CCGCTACAACTTCTACAATAGCCACTGATGTAGCAATTGCTAAAACACAAGCAACTATAGACATCACTCAGCTCACACAACCTCCTATTTTAGTTAAACAACAATGTGCCATCCTTGTCATTCAGACAACATTCAGAGGGTACTTG GCAAGAAAAGCACTTGGAGCGCTCAAGGGTGTCGTAAAGTTGCAAGCTTTAATAAGAGGCCATAATGTTCGAAAACGAGCGCAAATTACCCTCCAATGCATGCAATCTCTTGTTCGCGTGCAAACTCAG GTGTGTGATCAACGTAGAAGGTTATCTTGTGAAGGAATTAATTGTGGTTCAATGTTCAAAGAGCCAAAAAGCATTTTAGAGCTTCATATCAATGATAAGGAGTCCAAT TCTATAAATCAAGCTAGTATTCCGGATAACGATGGTTATGATCATTTACATGCACTAGAAAAAATTGAAGCTTTGTTACACAAAGCAAAGGTAGCTGCTAAAAAGCGCGAAAACACTCTTGCTCATGCATTCTCTcgaaag ATGTGGACCTCGAATAAGGATGAAGATTCAAGTAGCAATACAGAACTTGACGAGGATTTGAGAGTTTTTGACCTAATAGATGAAAAGAATCGCAAAAATACTAGTAGAGCTTCATGCGATCAACCAAGAGATCGCATAAAGAACATTGAAATTGACACAGCTTGTTCTTACTCTGACTCGGACACTGAGTTTCGAAGATTACACCATCAATACTATCACGACCATCAACAAAAGCTCTATTCATCGTATGTAGTCCCTTCTCCTCTCTCCCATAGAGCGAATATCAACGCCTTGCCCATGACACCACCGTTAAAGATGAAAAATATCCAAGTTCACTCTGCTAGTCCTCGCTACAGAAGGGAAGAGAACAACCATCACCGAATGGCTCTTCTCTCCCATAGAGTGAATGTTAACTCTTCACCTACAGCAGTTGATCAGCCAAGTTACATGGCAGCTACAGCATCAGCTAGGGCGCGAGAACGGTCACAGAGCACTCCAAGACAGATACCGATGACTCCAGAAAGAGATAAAACAAGTGCAACAAAGAAACGTCTATCTTTCCCTATTCAATGA